One window from the genome of Rhodopirellula halodulae encodes:
- a CDS encoding acetyltransferase produces the protein MTHFDVFNGDADGICALHQLRLAEPKESTLVTGVKRDINLVKRVPAVSGDSVTVLDISLDKNREELKRVLAAEVPVIYFDHHFAGDIPESSLLSTHIDTAGDVCTGLLVNRYLDGQFLPWAVTALYGDNLHDAAKTAAEPLGLNDDQLAELEQLGTLLNYNGYGGTLDDLYFAPDELYRKVQPYADPFEFIASDTTFETLRDGFDSDMTRAASIEPKLATESCAAFLFPNDSFSRRVSGVYSNQLARENPERAHALLSELPSGEYLVSVRAPLATKTGADELVRQFPTGGGRKAAAGINQLPADQLQKFLDTMQQQFAR, from the coding sequence GTGACTCATTTCGACGTTTTCAATGGTGATGCCGACGGCATCTGTGCCCTTCACCAACTCCGCTTGGCCGAACCCAAAGAAAGCACGCTGGTCACGGGTGTCAAACGCGACATCAATCTTGTCAAACGAGTCCCCGCGGTCTCGGGTGATTCGGTCACCGTGCTGGACATCTCACTGGACAAGAATCGCGAAGAACTGAAACGAGTCCTCGCGGCCGAAGTTCCGGTCATCTACTTCGATCACCACTTCGCCGGCGACATTCCGGAATCGTCGCTCTTGTCCACGCACATCGACACCGCCGGCGATGTCTGCACCGGTCTGTTGGTCAATCGCTATTTGGATGGTCAATTCCTGCCTTGGGCGGTCACCGCCCTGTACGGCGACAACCTGCATGACGCGGCAAAAACTGCCGCTGAACCACTTGGCCTGAATGATGACCAGCTCGCTGAACTCGAACAACTGGGAACCTTGCTCAACTACAACGGCTATGGCGGAACGCTGGACGACCTGTATTTCGCGCCGGATGAGCTCTATCGGAAAGTTCAACCCTACGCGGACCCGTTCGAATTCATCGCATCAGACACCACGTTCGAAACGCTACGTGATGGTTTCGACAGCGACATGACGCGAGCTGCCTCGATTGAGCCCAAACTTGCCACCGAGTCTTGCGCCGCATTCCTATTCCCCAACGATTCCTTTTCGCGTCGAGTCAGCGGCGTCTACAGCAACCAATTGGCTCGCGAAAATCCTGAACGAGCCCACGCGCTGCTGAGCGAACTTCCGTCGGGGGAGTACTTGGTCAGCGTCCGAGCACCACTGGCAACCAAGACCGGTGCCGATGAATTGGTCCGCCAATTCCCAACGGGTGGAGGCCGCAAAGCTGCTGCGGGGATCAATCAATTGCCCGCCGACCAGCTTCAAAAATTCCTGGACACGATGCAGCAACAGTTCGCTCGGTGA
- a CDS encoding family 43 glycosylhydrolase produces MFRGRFIILALLLLYISLLPAIHSDLHAQPSDDKLHVILGGDHADPTIVRDGNDFYMTHSSYRTYPGLKIWHSTNLVDWTPIANALGRDVGTVWAPELIHHDGLFYLYFPSSGKNFVVTAENPRGPWSDPIELDVPGIDPGHIATPEGERFLYLHNGKVVPLSKDGLKVMGGPQQKHFGWQYPDDWEVECFCLESPKLTYRNGYYYMTAAQGGTAGPATSHMVTSARSRSPLGPWENSPHNPVVHTWSRNETYWCKGHGTIIDDADGNWYVVYHGYKKDALPHGRHTLLESIQWTDDGWFVLKRDPKVEPEIIDHTNGTLADDSFDSHELGLQWQMTGAHVLNAHHVGEGQFVFQNPDERMRTLQVIPPEKNYDVRIEIGDQDPDVELGLSIWYSEARLAGVAVQNNRVIMRLNDSRRSFRGVRGEKIRFLRVTLSNMTANLYVSEDGEDWTKCSRTFELSGYDHNVLGSFSYLRPAIYAEGTGKAAVHSFEYSPLSE; encoded by the coding sequence ATGTTTCGCGGTCGCTTCATCATCCTCGCCCTGTTGCTGTTATATATCAGTCTGTTACCGGCCATTCATTCTGATTTGCACGCTCAACCGTCTGACGACAAGCTGCATGTGATCCTTGGCGGCGACCACGCCGACCCAACCATCGTGCGGGACGGCAATGACTTCTACATGACGCACAGTTCCTATCGAACTTATCCAGGACTGAAGATCTGGCATTCCACGAATTTGGTCGACTGGACTCCCATCGCCAATGCGCTTGGTCGCGATGTGGGAACAGTTTGGGCCCCCGAGTTGATTCATCATGATGGGCTCTTCTACCTCTACTTTCCTTCCAGCGGGAAAAACTTTGTGGTCACGGCCGAAAACCCTCGCGGTCCTTGGTCCGATCCAATCGAGCTGGATGTGCCCGGGATCGATCCGGGCCACATCGCTACGCCGGAGGGCGAGCGATTCCTCTACCTTCACAACGGCAAGGTCGTCCCGTTGTCCAAAGACGGCTTGAAGGTGATGGGAGGCCCGCAGCAGAAGCACTTTGGGTGGCAGTACCCCGACGATTGGGAAGTCGAATGCTTTTGCCTGGAATCACCCAAACTGACTTATCGCAACGGCTACTACTACATGACGGCTGCCCAAGGCGGCACCGCTGGACCAGCTACCAGCCACATGGTGACATCCGCCCGGTCGAGATCCCCGTTGGGGCCGTGGGAAAACAGCCCTCACAATCCCGTTGTCCACACTTGGTCCAGAAACGAGACCTATTGGTGCAAAGGACATGGCACCATCATCGATGACGCGGACGGCAATTGGTACGTCGTTTATCACGGCTACAAAAAAGACGCCTTGCCACATGGCCGGCACACCTTGCTGGAATCCATCCAGTGGACCGACGACGGATGGTTTGTTTTGAAACGTGATCCGAAGGTAGAACCCGAGATCATCGATCACACCAATGGAACGCTCGCGGACGACTCCTTCGATTCACATGAACTTGGCCTGCAGTGGCAAATGACGGGTGCCCACGTTCTGAATGCGCATCACGTCGGCGAGGGACAATTCGTTTTCCAGAACCCCGATGAACGCATGCGAACTTTGCAGGTCATTCCGCCCGAGAAAAACTACGACGTTCGAATCGAAATTGGTGACCAAGATCCCGACGTCGAACTCGGTCTATCCATTTGGTACTCCGAAGCCCGACTGGCCGGCGTTGCCGTGCAGAACAATCGCGTCATCATGCGACTGAACGATTCGCGTCGGTCCTTTCGAGGCGTTCGTGGCGAAAAAATTCGATTCCTCCGCGTGACTCTCTCGAACATGACAGCCAACTTATACGTCAGCGAGGACGGTGAAGACTGGACCAAGTGTTCCCGAACCTTTGAGCTGTCCGGCTATGACCACAACGTCCTGGGGAGCTTTTCTTACCTTCGTCCAGCGATCTACGCGGAAGGAACCGGCAAAGCTGCGGTTCACTCGTTCGAGTACTCACCGCTGAGCGAATGA
- a CDS encoding PVC-type heme-binding CxxCH protein: MKQLKTIRTRRAAKDLRHRVATWTGTAVAVVFACLAAGIAPANAKEDAAAGNTPPEVITTVTDNETQQTKKVRPEYLQPTEVKSAASPTSLPLKPETGETIVFLGNDLASRMELFNFFETALYQQFPDQQLTFRNMGFPGHTPAYRPEAGKKDPWAFPGANKFRPEIQAHYGEGHYPKPDEWLTIVKANTIVAFFGFNESFDGLEGVENFKNELRAFVDHTLSRSYQRDPAQPPRLVLATPIAMQQHPDYHLPSAEDRNQILKAYADAVGVVADEKKVGFIDLFTPTSAWFQNADEPLTLNGVHLSEAGYQKLAPVLMQQLFGADAGTPEKDSLLHQAVQDKSWFWRNDYRMLNGVHAYGRRWAPYGNFNYPEEIEKIRQMTVLRDQNIWSVAQGKSSTLEVDDSITRPLSPVETNFRMSEKNGNPDYIKAEEEALKKFEMPEGYQVSLFASEQDFPNLGNPAQMRFDNEGRLWVSTLPSYPHYKPGDAKPNDMILIYEDTDGDGRADKETVFADGLHMPIGFELAPEGVYLSQEPYLVLLKDTDGDDRADSTTYLLDGFDPHDTHHAISAFDVDNGNGIYMCEGRFLHSQVETPWGPQRMTDGGVWRFDPSSWKVERVMQSDVSNPWGVAHDEYGQTFVNDASGGAQYWMLGYSINIPHSKEIPKVSKFNYEHHTRPTSGSEFLYSRHFPEEVQGDYMYANTIGFLGIKQYKTVEDGAEIKGKFRQNLIQSSDGNFRPCDLEVAPDGSLYFIDWHNTLIGHMQHSARDPMRNSEYGRIYRITYGDRPLVDPPKVAGASIEQLFENMKLPEVNARKRSHRELRGRDKQTVLDAAAKFAQDNSDNERLVLEALWATWGQQAPSTELLDACMKAEDHRVRSAAVRVVRHCLHLLDDPKNYLLTAAKDQHPRVRLEALSAGSWLGGRDGADVLLTVASYKTDRWIRNALNAAMWTLKGDVEKTIEENSFDTDNLMVEYKNLLASKLEGAAKPKNYRTKSDKFKNKQFAQTYNLGQQVFFEEGSCYACHRDDGEGIVRIYPPLAGSEWVNGDSERLIKLTLHGIWGKIRVRGKVFEPTQGVPPMTAIGNMFSDAEIAAALTYVRNSWGNDASAITPEEVKEVRAATNDRQRFYSPEELIEMHPFPEGSRPEMVEDEPATNQLETELLAESLSDLVRDARENGDAVRGAQYFYGTKTACATCHDVSEGYQLGPQLTKAREDITHEHLIESILKPSEKILDGYQTVNVITVDGAILSGFLVEETDDKITLSIAADQGKPRTIPIDDVEDVLESQNSTMPPGLANMLKDRQQFLDLSRFLFEINEGGVEKLNQLKKKAKIKN, encoded by the coding sequence ATGAAACAGCTCAAAACAATCCGCACGCGGCGTGCGGCCAAAGATTTGCGACATCGTGTCGCAACGTGGACTGGGACGGCGGTCGCGGTCGTTTTCGCTTGCTTGGCAGCAGGAATTGCCCCAGCAAACGCCAAAGAAGACGCTGCCGCCGGCAACACGCCGCCGGAAGTGATCACCACGGTCACGGACAACGAGACGCAACAAACTAAGAAAGTCCGCCCGGAGTATCTGCAGCCAACGGAAGTCAAATCCGCCGCTTCGCCGACTTCGCTGCCGCTGAAACCCGAAACTGGCGAGACCATTGTTTTCCTCGGAAACGATCTGGCCTCTCGGATGGAGCTGTTTAATTTCTTTGAAACGGCGTTGTACCAACAGTTTCCTGACCAGCAGCTCACGTTCCGCAACATGGGTTTTCCGGGACACACGCCCGCCTATCGTCCGGAAGCTGGCAAGAAAGATCCGTGGGCATTCCCCGGAGCCAACAAGTTTCGCCCGGAAATCCAGGCTCACTACGGCGAGGGTCACTATCCCAAACCGGACGAATGGCTGACCATCGTCAAAGCCAACACGATCGTCGCGTTCTTCGGCTTCAACGAATCATTTGATGGCTTGGAAGGCGTTGAAAACTTCAAAAACGAACTGCGCGCTTTCGTGGATCACACCCTGTCGCGTTCGTACCAACGTGATCCGGCCCAGCCGCCGCGGTTAGTGCTGGCCACGCCGATCGCAATGCAACAGCATCCTGATTATCACCTTCCCAGTGCCGAAGATCGCAATCAAATTTTGAAGGCCTACGCCGATGCCGTCGGCGTTGTCGCGGACGAAAAGAAAGTGGGCTTCATCGATCTGTTCACACCCACCTCCGCATGGTTCCAAAACGCGGACGAGCCTTTGACGCTCAACGGCGTGCACCTATCGGAGGCGGGCTATCAAAAGCTCGCTCCCGTCTTGATGCAGCAACTCTTCGGTGCCGACGCGGGCACTCCCGAAAAAGACTCACTGCTGCACCAAGCCGTCCAAGACAAATCATGGTTTTGGCGCAATGACTATCGCATGCTCAACGGCGTGCACGCCTACGGACGTCGCTGGGCCCCCTACGGGAACTTCAACTACCCCGAGGAAATCGAAAAAATCCGCCAAATGACGGTTCTGCGGGACCAAAACATTTGGTCCGTCGCACAAGGCAAATCGTCCACCCTCGAAGTCGATGACTCGATCACGCGTCCTCTTTCGCCGGTCGAAACGAATTTCCGAATGAGCGAAAAGAACGGCAACCCGGACTACATCAAGGCGGAAGAAGAAGCCCTGAAGAAGTTCGAAATGCCGGAGGGATACCAGGTTTCCTTGTTCGCCTCCGAGCAAGATTTCCCCAACCTGGGTAACCCGGCCCAGATGCGGTTTGACAACGAAGGACGTCTTTGGGTCTCCACGTTGCCAAGCTACCCGCACTACAAACCGGGCGATGCAAAACCCAACGACATGATCTTGATCTACGAAGACACCGACGGCGACGGACGGGCCGACAAAGAAACAGTCTTCGCTGATGGCCTGCACATGCCCATTGGTTTCGAACTCGCTCCCGAAGGTGTCTACCTCTCGCAAGAGCCTTATTTGGTTTTGCTGAAAGACACCGACGGAGACGATCGTGCTGATTCGACAACCTACTTGTTGGACGGGTTTGACCCGCACGATACCCACCACGCCATCTCCGCTTTCGACGTCGACAACGGCAACGGCATCTACATGTGCGAAGGCCGCTTCTTGCACTCGCAAGTCGAAACCCCGTGGGGCCCACAACGGATGACCGACGGTGGCGTTTGGCGATTTGATCCAAGCTCGTGGAAAGTCGAACGCGTGATGCAGTCCGATGTTTCCAACCCTTGGGGCGTTGCTCATGACGAATATGGACAAACCTTCGTCAACGATGCGTCCGGTGGCGCGCAGTACTGGATGCTTGGCTACTCAATCAACATCCCTCACTCGAAGGAAATCCCGAAGGTTTCCAAGTTCAATTACGAGCACCACACTCGCCCGACATCGGGATCGGAATTCCTGTACAGCCGCCATTTCCCAGAGGAAGTCCAGGGCGACTACATGTACGCCAACACCATCGGCTTCTTGGGAATCAAGCAGTACAAGACCGTTGAGGATGGTGCGGAAATCAAAGGCAAGTTCCGTCAGAACCTGATTCAATCGTCCGACGGAAACTTCCGTCCCTGTGATTTGGAAGTCGCCCCGGACGGCAGCCTGTACTTCATCGATTGGCACAACACGCTGATCGGTCACATGCAGCACAGTGCTCGTGACCCGATGCGAAATTCCGAATACGGCCGCATCTATCGCATCACCTACGGCGACCGACCATTGGTTGATCCGCCGAAGGTTGCGGGTGCATCGATCGAACAACTGTTCGAAAACATGAAGCTCCCTGAGGTCAACGCTCGCAAACGTTCGCACCGCGAATTGCGTGGCCGAGACAAGCAAACGGTTTTGGATGCCGCTGCCAAGTTCGCTCAAGACAATTCGGACAACGAACGTTTGGTCCTGGAAGCTCTTTGGGCGACCTGGGGTCAACAGGCTCCTTCTACTGAGTTGCTGGATGCGTGCATGAAAGCCGAAGACCATCGCGTTCGTTCGGCGGCCGTGCGAGTCGTTCGTCACTGTCTGCATTTGCTGGACGATCCCAAAAACTATTTGCTGACGGCAGCCAAAGACCAGCACCCTCGCGTGCGTTTGGAAGCACTCTCGGCCGGTTCCTGGTTGGGTGGTCGCGATGGTGCCGATGTGCTTTTGACGGTCGCTTCCTACAAGACCGATCGCTGGATTCGAAACGCTTTGAACGCCGCGATGTGGACGCTGAAAGGCGATGTCGAAAAAACGATCGAAGAGAACTCGTTTGACACCGACAACTTGATGGTGGAGTACAAGAACCTGCTGGCGAGCAAGCTGGAAGGTGCGGCTAAACCAAAGAACTACCGAACCAAATCGGACAAGTTCAAAAACAAACAGTTCGCCCAAACTTACAACCTGGGCCAACAGGTGTTCTTCGAAGAAGGATCGTGCTACGCCTGTCACCGGGATGACGGTGAGGGCATCGTGCGGATCTACCCTCCACTGGCCGGCAGTGAATGGGTCAACGGGGATTCCGAACGTTTGATCAAGCTCACCCTGCACGGCATCTGGGGCAAAATCCGCGTTCGCGGCAAAGTCTTTGAGCCAACTCAAGGTGTGCCTCCGATGACCGCCATCGGGAACATGTTCTCGGACGCGGAAATCGCTGCGGCATTGACTTACGTTCGCAACAGCTGGGGCAACGACGCCAGCGCCATCACCCCCGAAGAGGTGAAAGAAGTTCGCGCAGCGACCAACGACCGCCAACGGTTCTACAGCCCGGAAGAACTGATCGAGATGCATCCGTTCCCCGAAGGCAGTCGCCCGGAAATGGTCGAAGACGAACCCGCCACCAATCAGCTCGAAACGGAATTGTTGGCGGAATCGCTGAGCGATCTGGTTCGAGATGCTCGCGAAAATGGGGACGCCGTTCGGGGTGCACAGTACTTCTACGGAACGAAGACGGCCTGTGCGACCTGTCACGACGTCAGCGAGGGTTATCAGCTTGGACCGCAACTGACAAAGGCTCGCGAGGACATCACTCACGAGCATTTGATCGAGTCGATTCTCAAACCATCGGAGAAGATTCTGGATGGGTACCAAACGGTGAATGTGATCACCGTCGATGGTGCGATCCTGTCAGGCTTCTTGGTGGAAGAAACGGATGACAAGATCACGCTCAGCATCGCAGCCGATCAAGGCAAACCACGCACGATTCCAATCGATGATGTGGAAGATGTCCTCGAGTCCCAAAACTCGACGATGCCTCCTGGCCTGGCAAACATGCTGAAAGATCGCCAGCAGTTCTTGGATCTGTCCCGCTTCCTCTTTGAGATCAACGAAGGCGGCGTGGAGAAACTGAACCAGCTGAAAAAGAAGGCCAAGATCAAGAACTAA
- a CDS encoding alkaline phosphatase D family protein, which produces MSRQHASDCSSQSHLNRRRFLAFTGALPAFVTASQHAWASATPTFSSNPFSLGVASGDPDHRGMVLWTRLAPSPLEPNGGMPAQTIAVQWEVASDDSMRNVVASGTHLATPQLGHSVHVELDQLEPNRWYWYRFRCGDAESPIGRTRTMPLPHELPDKVRFAVTSCQNYEQGLFTAYEQMAADNVDLVFHLGDYIYEYEAGRNGKVRTHHGSEIMSLGDYRIRHAQYRSDKLLQNMHAQCPWWLTWDDHEFDNNCACDVSEEKGIDPLDFLSRRANAYQAYYEMMPLRLRQIPRGSDMRLYRTGNFGRLAEFSILDTRQYRTDQPNNDRKSPLNEAAMDPNQSMLGPKQRGWLTRNLIRSNATWNVLAQQVMMGMVNRSGDPNNHQFSMDQWPGYCHERSELLSFIQDRRVSNPVVLTGDIHSNWANELRVDDRRSEDNLVATEFVATSLSSGGNGPDKPKNLDAVLAENACVKWHNTERGYIRCEVTPESWQSDYMVVDDVLKPGGKTFVRNSFVVESGSPKLQKA; this is translated from the coding sequence ATGTCTCGCCAACACGCTTCCGACTGTTCTTCGCAAAGCCATCTCAACCGCCGCCGATTCTTGGCTTTCACGGGTGCACTGCCCGCGTTCGTGACGGCTTCGCAGCATGCTTGGGCGTCCGCCACGCCGACGTTCTCATCCAATCCGTTTTCGCTGGGCGTCGCATCAGGAGATCCTGATCATCGTGGCATGGTGTTGTGGACACGGCTGGCTCCATCTCCTTTGGAACCCAATGGCGGCATGCCCGCGCAGACCATCGCGGTTCAGTGGGAAGTTGCCAGCGACGACAGTATGCGGAACGTGGTCGCGTCGGGAACTCACTTGGCGACACCGCAGTTGGGTCACTCTGTCCATGTTGAGCTCGATCAACTCGAACCCAACCGCTGGTACTGGTACCGCTTCCGTTGTGGCGATGCGGAGAGCCCCATCGGTCGCACTCGAACCATGCCACTTCCTCACGAACTGCCTGACAAAGTTCGTTTCGCGGTCACATCGTGTCAAAACTACGAACAAGGTTTGTTCACTGCTTACGAACAGATGGCCGCCGACAATGTGGACCTCGTGTTTCACCTGGGCGACTACATCTACGAATACGAAGCCGGTCGCAATGGAAAGGTTCGAACGCATCACGGATCAGAAATCATGTCGCTGGGCGATTACCGAATTCGCCACGCTCAATATCGATCCGACAAACTGTTGCAAAACATGCACGCTCAATGTCCGTGGTGGCTGACCTGGGACGACCACGAATTTGACAACAACTGTGCGTGTGATGTATCCGAAGAGAAGGGCATCGATCCACTCGACTTCCTTTCCCGACGAGCCAACGCGTACCAGGCCTACTACGAAATGATGCCGTTGCGTTTGCGTCAGATTCCACGCGGCAGCGACATGCGGCTGTACCGCACCGGCAACTTCGGACGCTTGGCAGAATTTAGCATTCTCGATACCCGCCAATATCGAACGGACCAACCCAACAATGATCGCAAGAGTCCGCTGAACGAGGCCGCGATGGATCCCAACCAATCCATGTTGGGTCCTAAACAACGTGGCTGGCTGACGCGCAACTTGATTCGTTCCAACGCCACTTGGAACGTGCTGGCCCAGCAAGTCATGATGGGCATGGTCAATCGGTCGGGCGATCCCAACAATCATCAGTTCTCGATGGATCAATGGCCCGGGTACTGTCACGAACGCAGCGAGCTTCTGAGTTTCATTCAAGACCGCCGGGTTAGCAATCCTGTCGTCCTGACCGGAGACATCCACTCCAACTGGGCCAACGAACTTCGCGTCGACGACCGACGTTCGGAAGACAACTTGGTCGCGACGGAGTTTGTCGCAACCTCGCTTTCCAGCGGCGGCAACGGTCCCGACAAGCCCAAGAATTTGGATGCCGTGCTGGCCGAGAACGCTTGCGTGAAATGGCACAACACGGAACGAGGCTACATTCGCTGCGAAGTCACTCCGGAATCATGGCAATCGGACTACATGGTGGTCGACGATGTGTTGAAGCCCGGCGGCAAGACCTTCGTTCGCAATTCGTTCGTCGTTGAATCCGGCTCGCCAAAGCTTCAAAAAGCCTGA
- a CDS encoding PhoX family protein, with translation MTDRNRRQFLSDNFSALGSFGVTAAIAGLGQRVASGGQPQKGPVLRPMSDESTGLPLLRLPEGFRYRTFGWSGDIMHDGTPTPVAHDGMGVIAAEGDVLTLVRNHEISDDGRAIAIKSGNAYDGRARAGCTELKFDSAKGEWLSSRVVFSGSSRNCAGGVTPWGTWLTAEETVLGPRDADHYKEDKVRTFEKTHGWVFEVGHTDSDGNPVPIRDMGRFVHEAIAVDRNSGVVYLTEDRGTSGFYRFLPKTPGKLHEGGVLEMAEVVGQPDLRGGFKNGVEFDVVWHKIDDPSRAHSPESLSKRTSENEMGDELGVYLQGKAKGGSTFSRLEGCWFGNGVVYFDATSGGAAQAGQIWQFDPEQQKLKLLFESPSKPTLNMPDNLCVSPQGGLVLCEDNDYGANEYPQRAFTLSQDGHLKLLAENNVQLHGEKNGWKGDFRTKEWAGATFSPDGKWLFINLQSPGITCAITGPWKDAFA, from the coding sequence GTGACCGATCGCAATCGTCGACAGTTCTTGAGTGACAACTTTTCGGCTTTGGGTTCTTTTGGTGTGACCGCGGCGATCGCGGGATTGGGCCAACGCGTCGCCAGCGGCGGACAGCCCCAAAAAGGACCCGTGTTGCGTCCGATGTCGGATGAGTCCACCGGGCTGCCCTTGCTGCGTCTGCCGGAAGGTTTCCGCTACCGAACGTTCGGATGGTCCGGCGACATCATGCATGACGGCACCCCAACGCCCGTGGCACACGACGGCATGGGAGTCATCGCCGCCGAAGGAGACGTGTTGACCTTGGTGCGCAACCATGAGATCAGCGATGACGGACGGGCAATCGCAATCAAATCAGGCAATGCATACGACGGCCGCGCACGTGCCGGTTGCACGGAATTGAAGTTCGACAGCGCGAAAGGCGAATGGTTGAGCAGTCGCGTTGTGTTTTCCGGTTCCAGCCGGAACTGTGCCGGTGGTGTGACGCCATGGGGCACTTGGTTGACCGCGGAGGAAACCGTATTGGGGCCTCGTGATGCCGATCACTACAAAGAAGACAAGGTTCGCACGTTCGAGAAAACGCATGGTTGGGTTTTTGAAGTTGGGCACACTGATTCAGATGGCAATCCGGTGCCGATTCGGGACATGGGCCGCTTCGTGCACGAAGCAATCGCAGTCGATCGCAACTCGGGAGTTGTTTACCTGACGGAAGATCGCGGGACATCTGGTTTCTATCGTTTCCTGCCCAAGACTCCTGGCAAGCTGCACGAGGGTGGCGTGTTGGAAATGGCGGAGGTGGTTGGTCAACCAGATCTGCGTGGCGGTTTCAAGAACGGCGTTGAGTTTGATGTCGTCTGGCACAAGATTGACGATCCGTCTCGGGCCCACAGCCCCGAGTCGCTGAGCAAACGTACCAGCGAAAACGAGATGGGTGATGAGCTCGGTGTTTACTTGCAAGGCAAAGCCAAAGGCGGATCCACGTTTTCGCGTTTGGAAGGTTGCTGGTTCGGAAATGGCGTCGTCTATTTCGATGCGACCAGTGGCGGTGCAGCACAGGCTGGCCAGATTTGGCAATTCGATCCGGAGCAGCAAAAGCTGAAACTGCTGTTTGAATCACCTAGCAAGCCAACGCTGAACATGCCCGACAATCTCTGTGTCAGCCCGCAGGGAGGTTTGGTGTTGTGCGAGGACAATGACTACGGTGCCAACGAGTATCCGCAGCGTGCGTTCACTTTGTCGCAAGACGGCCATTTAAAGTTGCTGGCGGAAAACAACGTGCAACTTCATGGCGAGAAGAATGGCTGGAAGGGTGACTTCCGAACCAAGGAATGGGCGGGGGCGACGTTCAGCCCTGACGGAAAGTGGCTGTTCATCAATCTTCAGAGTCCTGGGATCACCTGTGCCATCACGGGCCCCTGGAAAGACGCCTTTGCATAG
- a CDS encoding DUF1559 family PulG-like putative transporter, giving the protein MAYGTAKTSRRSAFTLIELLVVIAIIGMLVGLLLPAVQAAREAARRTDCANRSKQLALAIHNYHSAFRKLPRAWWLETTPDAFNGGNWMMAILPQMEMNGVWEQIDHERLSVDQISPDNVAVLQNPMPAFVCPSSPGGMDSRRYTFDSTPAGLPFTATNLAPADFSPTTGVRGTYAHFAYGASLSGGREGAMQVVSQVFGGEHDGRFADILDGLSHTTLFGERTGGNVVYSAGREDPVATNALIGVEGGGWGDLLNGEHWLQGSLRSGLSWPPLGGPCAINCTNARGFGFHSFHVGGCHFAFADGSIRFIDTNVEPAVLSSHITRRGREFISNDGI; this is encoded by the coding sequence ATGGCTTACGGAACCGCGAAAACGTCACGGCGGTCCGCGTTCACCCTGATCGAATTGTTGGTGGTGATCGCGATCATAGGCATGTTGGTTGGGTTGTTGTTGCCTGCGGTGCAGGCGGCACGGGAAGCGGCACGGCGAACCGATTGTGCAAATCGCTCCAAGCAATTGGCGCTTGCCATTCACAACTACCATTCCGCGTTTCGAAAGTTGCCACGTGCGTGGTGGTTGGAGACGACTCCCGACGCGTTCAACGGCGGCAACTGGATGATGGCGATTTTGCCGCAGATGGAAATGAATGGCGTCTGGGAACAGATCGATCATGAACGTTTGTCGGTGGATCAGATCAGTCCTGACAACGTGGCGGTGCTTCAGAATCCGATGCCGGCTTTCGTGTGTCCGTCATCCCCCGGTGGAATGGATTCGCGACGCTACACGTTTGATTCCACGCCCGCCGGATTGCCATTCACCGCCACCAACCTGGCCCCGGCCGACTTTTCGCCCACGACGGGTGTTCGCGGGACGTATGCGCACTTCGCCTACGGCGCCTCGTTGAGTGGTGGACGGGAAGGTGCGATGCAGGTGGTCAGCCAAGTCTTCGGCGGAGAGCACGATGGTCGCTTTGCCGACATCTTGGATGGCTTGTCCCACACAACGTTGTTTGGTGAGCGGACAGGCGGCAATGTGGTCTACAGCGCTGGCCGTGAAGATCCCGTTGCCACCAATGCACTAATCGGCGTGGAAGGCGGTGGCTGGGGCGATTTGCTCAACGGCGAACACTGGTTACAAGGTTCGTTGCGAAGCGGTTTGAGTTGGCCTCCATTGGGCGGCCCTTGCGCGATCAACTGCACCAACGCACGCGGATTTGGTTTTCACAGTTTCCATGTTGGCGGATGTCACTTCGCGTTTGCCGATGGTTCCATTCGGTTCATCGACACCAACGTGGAGCCCGCAGTACTGTCCTCTCACATCACACGTCGCGGTCGGGAATTCATTTCGAATGATGGGATTTAG